One region of Macadamia integrifolia cultivar HAES 741 chromosome 11, SCU_Mint_v3, whole genome shotgun sequence genomic DNA includes:
- the LOC122093858 gene encoding disease resistance protein Roq1-like encodes MAVEMITYGRGVGGASSRSRRPWKYDVFLNFCGQDNRKDFTDFLFNELVRDGIHTFRDNEELNKGAVLSSQLMEAIEGSRIAIIVFSQNYAFSTWCLTELVKILDCNKNGRMEKVFPVFFKVDPSNVRKQSGIYEEAFKEHEERFKDHEMGKVKTWRTALTEAAEMAGWDQRNVADG; translated from the coding sequence ATGGCTGTCGAGATGATAACCTACGGACGAGGAGTAGGAGGAGCCTCTTCTCGCTCCCGTCGTCCGTGGAAGTATGATGTGTTCTTGAATTTTTGCGGTCAGGACAATCGCAAGGATTTCACTGATTTTCTATTTAATGAGTTGGTCCGGGATGGGATTCATACCTTTAGAGACAACGAAGAGCTGAACAAAGGAGCAGTTCTATCTTCCCAACTCATGGAAGCTATCGAAGGTTCTAGGATTGCCATCATCGTCTTCTCCCAGAATTATGCTTTTTCCACCTGGTGCCTTACTGAGCTGGTCAAGATCCTCGATTGCAATAAAAATGGCCGAATGGAAAAGGTTTTTCCTGTTTTCTTCAAGGTGGATCCCTCGAATGTCAGGAAACAGAGTGGAATAtatgaagaggcatttaaagaACACGAAGAGCGTTTCAAGGATCATGAGATGGGGAAGGTGAAGACGTGGAGGACTGCTCTCACAGAAGCTGCAGAAATGGCAGGGTGGGATCAAAGAAATGTTGCAGATGGGTAA
- the LOC122093677 gene encoding disease resistance protein RUN1-like: protein MLIYGSGGIGKTTIAKAIYNHMFERFEGSSFLANVREFSSQHKGLALLQKQLLSDVLKKIDIDIYNEDQGIIIIKERLCCKRVLVVLDDVENTELFCKLVGRHDWFGPGSRIILTTRDEHLLNRLDVDEKYKVKTMNRNESLQLFSCHAFRQEHPLQDYVQLSNDVIHYAGGLPLALVILGSLYKRSPIEWESELKKLRKIPNERILEKLEISYNALDHFNRTIFLDISCFFIGEDKNFVSTILDTCGLGGEAGIKLLTKRSLVTIDEYSSLCMHDLIRDMGREIVCKQSPQTPGGRSRLWDDADAIDALINLSGTDVVEGLQLNWYGYPEVEQFGPLNIEGFSKMPNMRLLKVDGCVKFKMDGADSLLEQFYCFRKLVWVS from the exons ATGTTGATTTACGGCTCTGGTGGAATAGGTAAGACCACTATAGCGAAGGCCATTTATAACCACATGTTTGAAAGATTTGAAGGTAGTAGCTTTCTTGCTAATGTTAGAGAGTTTTCAAGCCAACATAAGGGTTTAGCTCTCTTACAAAAACAGCTTCTCTCTGATGTCTTGAAGAAAATAGACATAGACATATACAATGAAGACCAAGGAATCATTATTATTAAAGAACGTCTATGCTGTAAAAGAGTTCTTgttgttcttgatgatgtggagaATACAGAGCTATTCTGTAAATTGGTTGGAAGGCATGATTGGTTTGGTCCAGGAAGTCGAATCATCTTAACGACTAGAGATGAACATTTGCTAAATAGGCTTGATGTGGATGAAAAATATAAAGTCAAGACAATGAATCGTAATGAATCCCTTCAACTCTTCAGTTGCCATGCCTTTCGACAAGAGCATCCATTACAAGACTATGTGCAGCTCTCAAATGATGTAATACATTATGCAGGGGGCCTTCCATTAGCTCTTGTGATTTTGGGTTCTCTATACAAAAGAAGTCCAATTGAGTGGGAAAGtgaattgaagaaattgagaAAGATACCCAATGAGCGGATTTTGGAAAAACTTGAAATAAGTTATAATGCATTAGATCATTTCAACCGGACTATATTCCTTGATATATCATGCTTTTTCATTGGAGAGGATAAAAATTTTGTGAGTACAATTCTAGATACTTGTGGTCTGGGCGGAGAAGCTGGAATTAAACTTCTCACAAAGAGGTCTCTGGTAACAATTGATGAATATAGCAGTCTATGCATGCATGACCTCATTCGAGACATGGGAAGGGAAATTGTCTGCAAACAATCTCCTCAGACGCCGGGAGGACGTAGTAGATTATGGGATGATGCCGATGCCATTGATGCATTGATAAACCTCTCT GGAACTGATGTAGTTGAAGGCCTTCAACTAAACTGGTATGGATATCCTGAAGTGGAACAGTTTGGCCCACTGAACATTGAAGGATTTTCTAAAATGCCTAATATGAGATTACTCAAAGTTGATGGTTGTGTCAAATTCAAAATGGATGGAGCAGATTCTCTTCTGGAGCAGTTTTATTGTTTTAGAAAGTTAGTGTG